In Papaver somniferum cultivar HN1 chromosome 1, ASM357369v1, whole genome shotgun sequence, a genomic segment contains:
- the LOC113342594 gene encoding uncharacterized protein LOC113342594 — translation MDPIRPEFELLDSAGLEYHRWVADVETTFVAKDFTSTIKPSANVAPTTEKDKSNALMFLKRHIDPNLRWGYHHLKTPKELWDALDSRFGNIHDSLIPQLNVLWNEIRFLDYVKVNDFQKDMLRIQARMDFCGKKLTDEKMIQKILSTFPTSSMILENQYRLEVDNKRITTFSRLINLLQVAQRNNEILVNNNSRAVGKKKVPEANHGKVNKGKGPKGKRDRHYDSDPYPHGDNTSHGRGRKGHNRGRGRNSYYNIWHREGTSGHSGSDPKFDKTPTNPVTKEAADGSAPCFRCGFTGHWFKHCKASDNLAASYKKYREAIEQEANYA, via the coding sequence ATGGACCCAATTCGACCAGAATTCGAACTTTTGGACTCAGCAGGACTTGAATACCACCGTTGGGTCGCTGATGTGGAAACTACCTTCGTTGCAAAGGATTTCACCTCCACTATTAAGCCATCTGCCAACGTTGCTCCGACAACTGAGAAAGACAAATCTAATGCTCTTATGTTCCTCAAGAGGCATATCGATCCTAACCTACGTTGGGGTTATCATCACTTGAAGACACCAAAAGAGCTATGGGATGCTCTTGATAGCCGGTTTGGGAACATTCATGATTCCTTAATACCACAATTGAACGTCTTGTGGAACGAAATCCGGTTTCTCGATTATGTAAAAGTGAATGATTTCCAAAAAGACATGTTGCGAATTCAGGCACGTATGGACTTTTGTGGAAAGAAACTTACTGATGAGAAAATGATTCAAAAAATCCTATCGACCTTTCCTACCTCTTCCATGATACTAGAAAACCAGTATCGTTTAGAGGTAGATAACAAAAGAATCACCACATTCAGTAGGTTGATAAACTTACTGCAAGTGGCCCAAAGGAACAATGAGATTCTTGTCAACAACAATTCCAGAGCTGTCGGGAAAAAGAAAGTTCCCGAAGCTAACCACGGCAAGGTCAATAAAGGGAAGGGGCCCAAAGGAAAGAGGGATCGACATTATGATTCAGATCCATACCCACATGGAGATAACACCTCTCATGGAAGAGGACGTAAGGGACATAATCGAGGTCGAGGGCGAAATAGTTATTATAATATTTGGCACAGAGAAGGAACTTCTGGCCATAGTGGTAGTGATCCTAAGTTCGACAAAACCCCTACGAATCCCGTCACTAAAGAGGCTGCAGATGGAAGTGCGCCTTGTTTTAGGTGTGGATTCACCGGACATTGGTTCAAGCATTGCAAGGCTAGCGACAATCTAGCTGCGAGCTACAAAAAGTATCGGGAAGCTATCGAACAAGAGGCTAACTACGCATAA